In Campylobacter sp. 2014D-0216, the following proteins share a genomic window:
- a CDS encoding CDP-glycerol glycerophosphotransferase family protein produces MFWIYYFLGMWYYQKKKDYKKAQSCFLRALKRREKHAKCNFKLGMSYFKLKQWKEANEFISKALIIDPSKKSWHTQLMQTENHLNSMFFRPQKLWWKEVEDLKKQIQDKEKNFFICRDLAIALENMKRYHEAASYYEQAIKLSDKKESILYYKLGYCYESKGHDSEPNIELAQKYYNKAIKYDENLEAEKFGVGIFHEKQGLWREANKAYLKRYEEAKKMNNDDLLYKIAFSFETLHDYCNAEYYYKRTLEINYQRPYTHYRLALILEKQKKLEEAVEFYKEALRRSSEHKSYWYFRLCKCLNSLGRYEESAKFLNESQVFQNKPYGLSESVLKDKNLRRKIFYTECYENLKIIDNVILYESFHGKSMSCNPYAIFLHLLKQDEFKAYTHVWVVNNLNNVKANFKKMQNIVFVVRGSDLYLKYLASAKYLINNVTFPDYFIRKEGQRYLNTWHGTPIKYLGKKIKTGFMEHANVQRNFLHATHLIHSNLYTKDILENDYDIKDLFSGVSILTGYPRVDLSLSNDVSIKKDLGVKDDQKVLLYAPTWRGGLNKQYFDFERLKNDILELQKSNFKILVSVHHEIEHLFDNEQLKDVLLPSYMEMNELLPIVDVLITDYSSVMFDFMVLERPIICYVYDYEYYKQERGLYFDVDEITRHVCKTIEDVKEVLNSKDLFVKDNSHLTSLKHKFYDLEDGKSSARVASTFFDDMEKKDTKNCNNVLFYVGPFIPNGIMSSFKNLVHHLQNLDFNIFVSIDPASICSHEERLEQFYLISEKVKILPKVGSLNLTLEEFYIEKESLNKEKSLQNYKREFKRLYADANFKAVINFEGYNVFWVKLFSSVDNNMIFLHNNMQGEFEKKYSYLEQNFKCYKDYKKILSVSKQTNEENEKNLANAYDIEKDKFDFLENTINYNEIITKSKEKLDETTENKYFKTDYKVFINIARLSVEKDQAKLIEAFKVVNEKYPKTLLLILGEGPLKEDLQNLIKKLDLKKKVFLLGRISNPFPYLKKADCFVMSSNHEGQPMTLLEALVLNKAIVATDIPGNVSVLENRGGLIVDNAIKGLVYGMERYLLSKIERKDFDCVGYNNAILYKLDEIFKGLNSE; encoded by the coding sequence ATGTTTTGGATTTATTATTTTTTAGGTATGTGGTATTATCAAAAAAAGAAAGATTATAAAAAAGCTCAAAGCTGTTTTTTAAGAGCGCTAAAAAGAAGAGAAAAACATGCAAAATGCAACTTTAAACTTGGTATGAGTTATTTTAAGTTAAAACAGTGGAAAGAGGCAAATGAATTCATATCTAAAGCTTTGATTATAGATCCATCAAAAAAATCTTGGCACACTCAATTGATGCAAACAGAAAATCACCTAAACAGTATGTTTTTTAGACCACAAAAATTGTGGTGGAAGGAAGTTGAGGATTTGAAAAAGCAAATCCAAGATAAAGAAAAAAATTTTTTTATATGCAGAGACCTTGCAATAGCTCTTGAAAATATGAAAAGATATCATGAGGCTGCAAGTTATTATGAGCAAGCTATCAAGCTTAGTGATAAAAAAGAATCAATATTATACTATAAATTAGGTTATTGTTATGAAAGTAAAGGGCATGATAGTGAGCCAAATATTGAGTTAGCACAAAAATATTACAATAAAGCCATTAAATATGATGAGAATCTAGAGGCAGAAAAATTTGGTGTTGGAATTTTTCATGAGAAGCAAGGGCTTTGGAGGGAAGCAAATAAAGCATATCTAAAGCGTTATGAAGAAGCAAAAAAAATGAATAATGATGATTTGTTATATAAAATAGCTTTTAGTTTTGAAACATTACATGATTACTGTAACGCTGAATATTATTATAAAAGAACACTAGAGATAAACTATCAAAGACCATACACTCACTATAGATTAGCCCTTATACTTGAAAAACAAAAAAAACTTGAAGAGGCAGTTGAATTTTATAAAGAAGCTCTTAGAAGAAGTAGTGAACATAAATCTTATTGGTATTTTCGCTTATGTAAATGTCTGAATTCTTTAGGCAGATACGAAGAATCTGCAAAATTTTTAAATGAATCTCAAGTTTTTCAAAATAAACCTTATGGTTTATCAGAAAGTGTTTTGAAAGATAAAAACTTAAGAAGAAAAATATTCTATACTGAATGTTATGAGAATTTAAAAATCATTGATAATGTGATTTTATATGAAAGTTTCCATGGAAAATCAATGTCTTGTAATCCTTATGCTATATTTTTACATCTTTTAAAGCAAGATGAATTTAAAGCTTATACTCATGTATGGGTTGTAAATAATCTTAACAATGTAAAAGCAAATTTTAAAAAAATGCAGAATATTGTTTTTGTTGTTAGAGGTAGCGATCTTTATTTAAAGTATTTAGCTAGTGCCAAATATCTCATCAACAATGTAACCTTTCCTGATTATTTTATTAGAAAAGAAGGACAGAGATATTTAAATACTTGGCATGGTACGCCTATTAAATATTTAGGTAAAAAAATAAAAACCGGTTTTATGGAGCATGCTAACGTACAACGAAACTTTTTACATGCAACGCATTTAATCCATTCAAATTTATATACAAAAGATATTTTGGAGAATGATTATGATATTAAAGACTTGTTTTCCGGTGTTTCTATTTTAACAGGATACCCTAGAGTTGATTTATCTTTGTCTAATGATGTTTCTATTAAAAAAGATTTGGGAGTTAAGGATGATCAAAAGGTATTACTTTATGCGCCAACTTGGAGAGGTGGCTTAAATAAACAGTATTTTGATTTTGAACGTTTAAAGAATGATATCTTGGAACTTCAAAAAAGTAATTTTAAAATTTTAGTATCAGTTCATCATGAGATTGAGCATTTGTTTGATAATGAACAATTAAAGGATGTCTTGCTTCCATCTTATATGGAAATGAATGAGTTGTTGCCCATTGTAGATGTTTTGATTACGGATTACTCTTCTGTAATGTTTGACTTTATGGTTTTAGAGAGACCTATTATTTGTTATGTGTATGATTATGAGTATTATAAACAAGAGAGGGGGTTGTATTTTGATGTAGATGAAATAACACGCCATGTTTGTAAAACAATAGAAGATGTAAAAGAAGTTTTAAATTCCAAAGATTTATTTGTAAAAGATAATTCACATTTGACTAGTTTGAAACATAAATTTTATGATTTAGAAGATGGAAAATCTAGTGCGAGAGTAGCTTCAACTTTCTTTGATGATATGGAAAAGAAAGACACGAAAAACTGCAACAATGTTTTATTTTATGTAGGACCATTTATACCAAATGGCATTATGAGTTCTTTTAAAAATTTAGTACACCATTTACAAAATTTAGATTTTAATATTTTTGTGTCTATTGATCCTGCTTCGATATGTTCTCATGAGGAAAGATTGGAACAGTTTTATTTGATATCTGAAAAGGTTAAAATTTTACCAAAAGTGGGTTCCTTAAATTTAACTTTAGAAGAATTTTATATAGAAAAAGAAAGTCTTAACAAAGAAAAGTCTTTGCAAAATTATAAAAGAGAATTTAAAAGATTATATGCAGATGCAAATTTTAAAGCAGTGATTAATTTCGAAGGTTACAATGTATTTTGGGTAAAATTGTTTTCTAGTGTTGATAATAATATGATTTTTTTACACAATAATATGCAAGGTGAATTTGAAAAAAAATATTCTTACCTTGAGCAAAATTTTAAATGCTATAAAGACTATAAAAAAATTCTCTCTGTTTCAAAGCAGACAAATGAAGAAAATGAAAAAAATCTAGCTAATGCATATGACATTGAAAAAGACAAATTTGATTTTTTAGAAAACACTATTAATTACAATGAAATCATAACAAAATCAAAAGAAAAACTAGATGAGACAACTGAGAATAAATATTTTAAAACAGATTATAAAGTGTTTATCAATATAGCTAGGCTTTCAGTTGAAAAAGATCAAGCCAAGCTTATAGAGGCATTTAAAGTTGTAAATGAGAAGTATCCTAAAACACTTCTTTTGATTTTAGGAGAAGGTCCACTAAAAGAAGATTTGCAAAATTTGATTAAAAAGTTAGATTTAAAAAAGAAAGTTTTTCTTCTTGGCAGGATTTCTAATCCTTTTCCATATTTGAAAAAAGCGGATTGTTTCGTAATGAGTTCAAACCATGAGGGGCAACCTATGACTTTGTTAGAGGCATTGGTTTTAAATAAAGCTATAGTTGCTACAGATATTCCAGGGAATGTTAGTGTGCTTGAGAATCGTGGTGGTTTGATAGTGGATAATGCTATAAAAGGATTGGTGTATGGAATGGAGCGATACTTGTTAAGTAAAATAGAAAGAAAAGATTTTGATTGTGTTGGGTATAATAATGCTATATTGTATAAATTAGATGAAATTTTTAAAGGATTAAATAGTGAGTGA
- a CDS encoding KpsF/GutQ family sugar-phosphate isomerase has product MSQIDAIKIAKEVFEIESKTILDLCDTLNEEFSKAVELILSIKGRCVVSGMGKSGHVGAKIAATLASTGTPSFFMHPGEALHGDLGMIASEDVLLAISNSGETEEVLKLIPVIKKRKIPLIVMAGDQNSTLAKQADIFINIAVKKEACPLQLAPTSSTTATLAMGDAIAVALMKARNFKPDDFALFHPGGSLGKKLLTKVGDLMVSSNLPIVSPNSEFNELVDVMTSGKLGLCIVVENEKLVGIITDGDLRRALRANDKPRFDFKAKEIMSESPKTIEASAMASEAEELMLKHKIKEIVVTQNEKIAGIIQLYAIGNV; this is encoded by the coding sequence ATGAGCCAAATAGATGCGATTAAAATAGCCAAAGAAGTTTTTGAAATCGAATCAAAAACGATTTTAGATTTATGCGACACCTTAAATGAGGAATTTAGTAAAGCAGTTGAGTTGATTTTGTCTATTAAAGGCAGGTGTGTTGTAAGTGGTATGGGTAAGTCAGGTCATGTAGGAGCCAAGATAGCTGCAACTTTAGCTAGTACAGGCACCCCGAGTTTTTTTATGCATCCGGGTGAAGCATTGCATGGAGATCTTGGAATGATCGCGAGTGAAGACGTGCTTTTGGCTATTTCAAATTCAGGAGAAACCGAAGAGGTTTTAAAGCTCATACCAGTGATCAAAAAAAGAAAAATTCCTTTGATTGTCATGGCGGGAGATCAAAACTCTACCTTAGCAAAACAGGCTGATATTTTTATCAATATCGCGGTAAAAAAAGAAGCATGCCCACTTCAACTTGCTCCAACTTCATCTACCACCGCTACTTTGGCAATGGGCGATGCCATAGCAGTGGCTTTAATGAAAGCAAGGAATTTTAAACCCGATGATTTTGCGTTATTTCACCCAGGAGGAAGCTTAGGTAAAAAGCTTTTAACCAAAGTAGGTGATTTGATGGTATCAAGCAACCTGCCTATAGTCAGCCCTAACAGTGAATTTAACGAATTAGTTGATGTGATGACTAGTGGTAAATTGGGACTTTGTATAGTTGTTGAAAATGAAAAATTAGTTGGGATTATCACAGATGGGGACTTAAGAAGAGCATTAAGAGCAAATGATAAGCCAAGATTTGACTTTAAAGCCAAAGAAATCATGAGCGAGAGTCCAAAAACCATAGAAGCAAGTGCCATGGCAAGCGAAGCAGAAGAGTTGATGCTAAAACATAAGATCAAAGAAATTGTTGTTACACAAAATGAAAAAATAGCAGGTATTATACAACTTTATGCGATAGGAAATGTGTGA
- a CDS encoding ferritin-like domain-containing protein, producing MARNFFNDLEKILYQKDIFQKIHDFKNFYDDFKANKCDFDHTRKAIICENSQVKILHPMKIRRPKEANSILSLAKILHSVAHIEYSAINLALDASYRFKNLPLKFYQDWLEVADEEIKHFLLLENALNELGFKYGDFHAHDNLEKALFLTKDNLAHRMGIVHRGLEAKGLDANPFVLEKLNTANHPIKSLFNEIFTIILNDEIKHVSKGDFWWNYAKKEHDNYLDLCAEYKEFNLLGKIYNKKARIQAGFKESELQELESFYNKK from the coding sequence ATGGCGAGAAATTTTTTTAATGATTTGGAAAAAATTTTATATCAAAAAGATATTTTTCAAAAAATCCATGATTTTAAAAATTTCTACGATGACTTTAAAGCAAATAAGTGCGATTTTGACCATACCCGTAAAGCCATCATTTGTGAAAATTCACAAGTTAAAATCCTTCATCCTATGAAAATCAGGCGTCCAAAAGAAGCAAATAGCATTCTATCTTTAGCCAAAATCTTACATTCAGTTGCACATATAGAATATAGTGCTATAAACTTGGCTTTAGATGCTAGTTATAGATTTAAAAACTTGCCATTAAAATTTTATCAAGACTGGCTTGAAGTGGCTGATGAGGAAATCAAGCATTTTTTACTTTTAGAAAATGCTTTAAATGAATTAGGTTTTAAATATGGAGATTTTCATGCGCACGATAATCTTGAAAAAGCACTATTTTTAACCAAAGATAATCTTGCTCACAGAATGGGCATAGTTCACAGAGGGCTTGAAGCAAAAGGGCTTGATGCTAATCCTTTTGTTTTGGAAAAATTAAACACCGCAAATCATCCTATAAAAAGTCTATTTAATGAAATTTTTACAATTATACTAAATGATGAGATAAAACACGTAAGCAAAGGCGATTTTTGGTGGAATTACGCTAAAAAAGAACACGATAACTACCTTGATCTTTGCGCTGAATATAAAGAATTCAATCTTTTAGGAAAAATCTACAATAAAAAAGCTAGAATTCAAGCCGGATTTAAAGAGAGTGAACTTCAAGAATTAGAAAGTTTTTATAACAAAAAATAA
- the kpsM gene encoding capsule polysaccharide transporter KpsM, protein MLNVIHALFFRELKTRFGINKYLGYFWVIGEPMMVVLVITSIVALIREFHHQIMPEGVSIFLFLAVGIIPFFMFRSIITQLLNGISSNLTLFAYKPVRPIHVFVARTMLEFCIYFTIFICVMFLAGWFLHMQVIPKHFLEVLFSIFLLVMFGFALGLCFAIAGHFAEPLKMALNYLNIVLYWTALVVFPIWIVPKPILDILYYNPLLHIMELLKYNFFQNYPLLDDYNYYYPIACLSVILFLGLFFYYFTREKLIAVR, encoded by the coding sequence ATGTTAAATGTCATTCATGCTCTTTTTTTTAGAGAGTTAAAGACAAGATTTGGTATCAATAAATATCTAGGCTATTTTTGGGTGATTGGTGAACCTATGATGGTGGTTTTAGTAATTACTTCTATAGTTGCACTTATTAGAGAATTTCATCATCAAATCATGCCCGAAGGTGTTTCTATCTTTTTATTTTTAGCAGTAGGTATTATACCTTTTTTTATGTTTAGAAGTATTATTACCCAACTTTTAAATGGTATCAGTTCTAACCTGACTTTATTTGCGTATAAACCTGTTCGTCCCATACATGTGTTTGTTGCTAGAACCATGCTTGAGTTTTGTATTTATTTTACTATTTTTATTTGTGTAATGTTTTTAGCAGGTTGGTTTTTACATATGCAAGTGATACCTAAGCATTTTTTAGAAGTGTTATTTTCGATTTTTTTACTTGTAATGTTTGGTTTTGCCTTAGGGCTTTGTTTTGCTATAGCAGGGCATTTTGCAGAGCCTTTAAAAATGGCATTAAATTATTTAAATATAGTACTATACTGGACAGCCTTGGTGGTATTTCCTATATGGATAGTGCCAAAACCTATTTTGGATATTTTGTATTATAATCCGCTTTTGCATATTATGGAGCTTTTAAAATATAATTTTTTTCAAAATTACCCTTTGCTTGATGATTATAACTATTACTATCCTATTGCATGTTTAAGTGTGATTTTATTTTTAGGATTGTTTTTTTATTATTTTACTAGAGAAAAGTTGATAGCAGTACGATGA
- a CDS encoding ABC transporter ATP-binding protein produces MIKLVNLTKSFPLRNGERHYVFRNLNFEFPENCSIGLMGRNGAGKSTLMKLLSGSLLPDRGKIITNKKLSWPLGLAGAFQHRLSARDNARFVARVYGYKGKTLEEKIKFVEDFAELGKFFDEPMNTYSAGMSARISFGLSMAFDFDYYLIDEAGAVGDPKFREKSTKIYKEKLSQSKVIMVSHNVAEIKQWCDKIIFMQDGQATIYDDVDEGIAVYQGKINAKK; encoded by the coding sequence ATGATAAAATTAGTTAATTTAACCAAATCTTTTCCTTTGCGTAATGGTGAAAGACATTATGTTTTTAGAAATTTAAATTTTGAATTTCCTGAAAACTGCAGTATAGGTTTGATGGGACGTAATGGTGCTGGAAAATCCACCTTAATGAAGCTTTTAAGTGGTTCATTGCTTCCTGATAGAGGTAAAATTATAACTAATAAAAAACTTTCTTGGCCTTTAGGCTTAGCAGGAGCTTTTCAGCACAGACTCTCAGCAAGAGACAATGCACGTTTTGTTGCAAGAGTGTATGGCTATAAAGGAAAAACTTTAGAAGAAAAGATTAAATTTGTAGAAGATTTTGCTGAGCTTGGTAAATTTTTTGATGAGCCTATGAATACTTACTCAGCAGGCATGAGCGCTAGGATTTCTTTTGGTTTAAGTATGGCGTTTGATTTTGATTATTATCTAATCGATGAAGCAGGTGCGGTGGGGGATCCTAAATTTAGAGAAAAAAGCACTAAGATCTATAAAGAAAAACTTAGCCAATCAAAAGTTATTATGGTTTCACATAATGTAGCTGAAATTAAACAATGGTGTGATAAAATTATATTCATGCAAGATGGACAAGCTACGATATATGATGATGTAGATGAGGGTATAGCAGTGTATCAAGGAAAAATAAATGCAAAAAAATGA
- a CDS encoding LicD family protein — translation MEAKYLKAQILFLCDKKQEAWEILIGCLKQTKRIKTWLFLSKMVVNQNDVSKLENLYLKFQQNYSQKEQVIINKHLITAFKKNHDYARAKEYLKKNITHFSLEVVNKKSKLVKQDAINALRDIKKIFDNSNIDFFLVSGTFLGCIREGGFISHDYDIDIGIWSEDYNDEIKNKILKYGVFVQYDLDWIGGLKLKHINGVKIDVFLHFKESDKIYHQGEVVKWCNTTLQLRKYNFMGDEYYGFENFDKYLSENYGNWKIKKVDFDNILDTPNAVVVNNKAFIVHLYQLLMSQYAKNNKNKILFYLERFGEKI, via the coding sequence ATGGAAGCTAAATATCTTAAGGCTCAAATATTATTTTTATGCGATAAAAAGCAAGAAGCATGGGAAATTTTAATTGGTTGTTTAAAACAAACAAAGAGGATAAAGACTTGGTTGTTTTTAAGCAAGATGGTTGTAAATCAAAACGATGTGAGCAAATTAGAAAATTTATATTTAAAATTTCAACAGAATTATTCTCAAAAAGAGCAAGTGATAATAAATAAGCATTTAATAACCGCTTTTAAGAAAAACCATGATTATGCTCGAGCTAAAGAGTATTTAAAGAAAAATATAACACACTTTTCTTTGGAGGTTGTGAATAAAAAAAGTAAATTGGTAAAACAAGATGCAATAAATGCTTTAAGAGATATAAAGAAAATTTTTGATAATTCCAATATTGATTTTTTTTTAGTTAGCGGGACATTTTTAGGCTGCATTAGAGAGGGTGGTTTTATAAGTCATGATTATGATATTGATATTGGAATTTGGAGTGAAGATTATAATGATGAAATAAAAAATAAAATTTTAAAATACGGTGTTTTTGTGCAGTATGATTTGGATTGGATTGGAGGTTTAAAATTAAAGCATATTAATGGTGTAAAAATAGATGTATTTTTACATTTTAAAGAATCTGATAAGATATACCATCAAGGAGAAGTAGTAAAATGGTGTAACACTACACTCCAGCTGCGAAAATATAACTTTATGGGTGATGAATATTATGGATTTGAAAATTTTGATAAATATTTAAGTGAAAATTATGGAAATTGGAAAATAAAAAAAGTAGATTTTGATAATATTTTGGATACTCCAAATGCCGTTGTTGTAAACAACAAAGCATTTATTGTTCATTTATATCAATTATTGATGAGTCAATATGCGAAAAATAATAAAAACAAAATATTATTCTATTTAGAGCGATTTGGTGAAAAAATATAG
- a CDS encoding adenylyltransferase/cytidyltransferase family protein, which translates to MVTVITFGTFDLFHYGHLRILERASELGDRLVVGVSSDMLNFAKKGRKPICSECERMKIISALKCVDEVFLEESLELKEEYIKKYQANILVMGDDWKGKFDCFDKICDVVYLERTPSISTTEIIEMIKT; encoded by the coding sequence ATGGTCACGGTTATTACATTTGGAACTTTTGATTTGTTTCACTATGGACATTTAAGAATTTTAGAAAGGGCGAGCGAGTTGGGCGATAGGCTTGTTGTAGGAGTTTCTTCAGATATGTTAAATTTTGCAAAAAAGGGACGAAAGCCTATTTGTAGCGAATGTGAGAGAATGAAAATTATTTCAGCATTAAAATGTGTTGATGAGGTTTTTTTAGAGGAGTCTTTAGAGCTTAAAGAAGAATATATTAAAAAATATCAAGCTAATATTTTGGTTATGGGGGATGATTGGAAGGGAAAATTTGACTGTTTTGATAAAATATGTGATGTTGTGTATTTAGAAAGAACACCTAGTATTTCTACTACTGAAATTATAGAAATGATTAAGACATGA
- a CDS encoding capsule biosynthesis protein — protein MQKNELLKKLKNLEILYSFKLVLILTALVVFYYVFIAANRYVSESVLSVKSTTGDSGAITGIAAFLTNNSFSSDDINYLKSYIHSLDMLNILEEKIQIRELYQKQKLDFFYSIAPNADQEDFLEYYQSRVKIIQDNSFNGILRVEVEGFDPQSAHLIASTIVKESEKFINEISHKAARDQMQFAEEELLQFKKRYQKAKDALLAFQNKYGVFDPLKQAEGTLKLIAELESRIAAKEAELLMMQSYINDNAPQIVTIKSEIDALKKQLQKEKSKVSSPKSSQKLNDLAAKFQDLTIEAGFAESAYTAALKAYESARIEALRKIKQVVIVQSPSLPQSAKYPEALYNILTAFMILSLIFGIVKFVKMIIEEHRY, from the coding sequence ATGCAAAAAAATGAGTTGTTGAAAAAACTTAAAAATTTAGAAATATTATATTCTTTTAAATTGGTATTAATTTTAACCGCACTAGTGGTATTTTACTATGTCTTTATAGCAGCCAATCGCTATGTAAGCGAAAGTGTGTTAAGTGTAAAATCAACCACGGGCGATAGTGGCGCTATCACTGGTATAGCTGCTTTTTTGACTAACAATTCTTTTTCAAGTGATGATATTAATTATCTAAAATCTTATATTCATTCTTTAGATATGTTAAATATTTTAGAAGAGAAAATTCAAATTCGTGAACTTTATCAAAAACAAAAACTTGATTTTTTTTATAGCATTGCACCAAATGCAGACCAAGAAGATTTTTTAGAGTATTATCAAAGCCGTGTTAAAATTATCCAGGATAATTCTTTTAATGGAATTTTAAGGGTTGAAGTGGAAGGCTTTGACCCACAAAGTGCTCATTTAATCGCTTCGACGATAGTAAAAGAAAGTGAAAAATTTATTAATGAAATTTCTCATAAAGCAGCACGAGATCAAATGCAATTTGCTGAAGAAGAGCTTTTGCAGTTTAAAAAAAGATACCAAAAAGCTAAAGATGCACTTTTAGCCTTTCAAAATAAATATGGAGTATTTGATCCACTCAAACAAGCAGAAGGCACTTTAAAACTCATAGCTGAGCTTGAATCAAGAATAGCCGCAAAAGAAGCAGAACTTTTGATGATGCAAAGTTATATTAATGATAATGCACCGCAAATTGTGACAATCAAAAGTGAAATAGATGCATTAAAAAAACAACTTCAAAAAGAAAAATCCAAAGTTTCTTCACCAAAATCTTCTCAAAAGCTTAATGATCTTGCAGCTAAATTTCAAGATCTAACTATAGAAGCAGGTTTTGCAGAGAGCGCTTACACTGCTGCATTAAAAGCTTATGAGAGTGCTAGGATAGAGGCTTTAAGAAAGATCAAACAAGTTGTGATTGTACAAAGTCCAAGTTTACCACAAAGTGCAAAATACCCAGAAGCTTTGTATAATATACTTACGGCTTTTATGATTTTGTCTTTGATATTTGGAATTGTAAAATTTGTTAAAATGATTATAGAGGAGCATAGATACTAA
- a CDS encoding polysaccharide biosynthesis/export family protein: MKKLFLFLILPLFLFSAVDVSQIAKIQSQNQSMEPQIINYDYNQSDINQTATKVFGAHLFNGNFTKFTQHVYNPDYKLAVGDRINVKIWGAVEFIQTLTVDSQGNIFIPKVGAINLLGVKNSALVQVITKAINKIYKSNVYVYADMDIYQNVSVFVTGNVNQPGLYQGLSSDSIIQYLDKARGINLEYGSFRDIQILRDNKVIKKVDLYDFLLKGQMDLFPFRMGDVILVGSVQKYVFVEGDVQKPFRFELSNDILNLEDIARVAGAKPIVTNAVVKSYREDHKLHVQAYSKKQFLGVGLHNGDEIEFRPDYTAQNISISIEGEHNGLHSVVIRKGTTLAELAKMIAVNEQSNINALQVFRKSVAATQKQLIEAQLKELETLALTSSSVNAEQASIRATQAKTILEFIARAKQAQPKGQIVIDNVKAYNSIVLEEGDVVNVPSKNNLVLVQGEVSIPGAFVYMDKEKLRYYINLAGGFSDRADISRVLVINANGKATKYSGRSSADIKAGDSILVLPKVDSQNLQIFSMLTQILYQIAIATNVVLNI, translated from the coding sequence ATGAAAAAGTTATTTTTATTTTTAATTTTACCTTTGTTTTTATTTTCTGCGGTAGATGTTTCTCAAATCGCAAAAATTCAAAGTCAAAACCAAAGCATGGAACCACAAATAATAAATTACGACTATAATCAAAGTGATATAAATCAAACTGCAACTAAGGTTTTTGGTGCACATTTATTTAATGGAAACTTTACTAAATTTACCCAACACGTTTATAACCCTGATTATAAACTAGCAGTAGGTGATAGGATTAATGTAAAAATTTGGGGTGCGGTAGAGTTTATACAAACATTAACGGTAGATTCTCAAGGCAATATCTTTATACCTAAAGTTGGCGCGATTAATCTTTTAGGCGTGAAAAATAGTGCTTTGGTGCAAGTTATCACAAAAGCGATTAATAAAATTTACAAAAGCAATGTCTATGTATATGCAGATATGGATATTTATCAAAATGTTTCAGTATTTGTCACAGGAAATGTGAATCAACCAGGACTTTATCAAGGATTGAGTTCAGATTCTATCATACAGTATTTAGATAAAGCACGCGGGATTAATTTGGAATATGGTAGTTTTAGAGATATTCAAATTTTAAGAGATAATAAAGTCATTAAAAAAGTAGATTTGTATGATTTTTTACTTAAAGGTCAGATGGATTTATTTCCTTTTAGAATGGGAGATGTGATTTTAGTAGGTAGTGTGCAAAAATATGTATTTGTAGAAGGAGATGTACAAAAGCCTTTTAGATTTGAACTTAGCAATGATATTTTAAATTTAGAAGATATAGCTAGAGTCGCAGGTGCTAAGCCTATAGTTACCAACGCAGTAGTAAAAAGCTATAGAGAAGATCACAAGCTTCATGTGCAAGCTTATAGTAAAAAGCAGTTTTTAGGTGTAGGTTTGCATAATGGCGATGAGATAGAATTTAGACCCGATTATACAGCGCAAAACATTAGCATTAGTATAGAAGGTGAGCATAATGGTTTGCATTCGGTGGTGATAAGAAAAGGCACAACCTTAGCAGAGCTTGCTAAAATGATCGCAGTCAATGAACAATCAAACATTAATGCTTTGCAAGTTTTTAGAAAAAGTGTGGCAGCCACGCAAAAACAGTTAATAGAAGCTCAACTCAAAGAACTTGAAACACTAGCTTTAACTAGTTCTTCAGTTAATGCTGAACAAGCTAGCATTAGAGCTACTCAAGCTAAGACTATTTTAGAATTTATTGCACGTGCAAAGCAAGCTCAGCCAAAAGGACAGATCGTTATTGATAATGTTAAAGCGTATAATTCTATAGTATTAGAAGAAGGTGATGTGGTAAATGTACCTAGTAAAAATAATCTTGTTTTGGTTCAAGGTGAAGTTTCTATACCAGGTGCATTTGTATATATGGATAAAGAAAAATTAAGATATTATATTAACCTAGCGGGTGGCTTTAGCGATAGAGCTGATATATCAAGAGTTTTGGTGATTAATGCTAATGGTAAAGCAACTAAATACAGCGGTAGAAGTTCAGCAGATATCAAAGCAGGAGATTCGATTTTAGTTTTACCGAAAGTAGACAGTCAAAATTTACAAATTTTTAGCATGTTAACACAAATTTTATATCAAATTGCGATTGCAACTAATGTAGTGTTAAATATATAG